The following proteins are co-located in the Myxocyprinus asiaticus isolate MX2 ecotype Aquarium Trade chromosome 18, UBuf_Myxa_2, whole genome shotgun sequence genome:
- the tbcb gene encoding tubulin-folding cofactor B isoform X2 yields MDGSVTVITDPTVSVRVTSTLSSFEVNRRFNRGITIAEFKGKLEMIVGTPAACMDLELFSTSNKFLQKLMDNEALLGFYPVEDDCRIHVTDRSGTRSGEFTDLSKVEKFEISDDAYEKRTDSVRNFKKNMKFGKFNEENRAKEEEALAKKEEEEKAATAAIAVGNRCKVAGQPTKIGTVMFVGMTDFKPGHWVGVKYDEPLGKNDGSLSQ; encoded by the exons ATGGACGGGAGCGTGACAGTCATCACCGACCCCACCGTGTCCGTGCGGGTGACCAGTACCCTCAGCTCATTCGAGGTCAACCGGAGATTCAACCGAGGCATCACGATCGCAGAGTTTAAG GGTAAACTGGAGATGATTGTGGGTACCCCAGCTGCTTGTATGGATCTTGAGCTCTTCAGCACATCAAATAAGTTCTTACAGAAGCTAATGGACAATGAAGCCCTTCTCGGTTTCTACCCTGTGGAGGATGACTGCAGAATACAC GTGACGGACCGCAGTGGGACTCGGAGTGGGGAGTTCACTGATTTGTCCAAGGTGGAGAAATTTGAGATTTCTGATGATGCCTATGAAAAAAGGACAG ATTCAGTGCGAAACTTCAAGAAGAATATGAAGTTTGGTaaatttaatgaggaaaacaggGCCAAGGAAGAAGAGGCTCTTGCTAAGAAAGAAGAGGAAGAGAAGGCAGCCACTGCAGCTATTGCTGTTGGTAACCGCTGTAAAGTTGCTGGGCAACCCACTAAGATTGGCACTGTTATGTTTGTGG GTATGACAGATTTCAAGCCAGGCCACTGGGTAGGTGTGAAATACGATGAGCCACTTGGGAAGAATGATGGCAG CCTCTCTCAGTGA
- the tmem123 gene encoding porimin, with product MLFTVLTHSLYHVKRAELSMFVCPAEGETVTGSNMYSHAVLLLKTEPVTTNKPYLSTVLIPTENKIQTSIHTSTGGLWFHAVSFIGGMMLAFVIIMSVALGYKLACSQREVRYRAIEEHDAII from the exons ATGTTGTTTACTGTCCTGACCCATTCACTTTACCATGTAAAGAGAGCAGAGTTGTCCATGTTTGTTTGTCCAGCTGAAGGAGAGACAGTGACTGGATCCAATATGTACAGTCATGCAGTGTTACTGCTCAAAACTGAACCGGTCACCACAAATAAACCATATCTGAGCACTGTGCTCATCCCAACAGAGAACAAAATCCAGACATCAATCCATACATCTACAG GAGGTCTCTGGTTCCATGCGGTTAGTTTCATAGGTGGTATGATGCTGGCCTTTGTTATCATAATGAGTGTTGCTCTGGGCTACAAGTTGGCCTGCTCACAACGTGAAGTGCGCTACAGAGCCAT TGAGGAACATGATGCCATCATATGA
- the tbcb gene encoding tubulin-folding cofactor B isoform X1 — protein MDGSVTVITDPTVSVRVTSTLSSFEVNRRFNRGITIAEFKGKLEMIVGTPAACMDLELFSTSNKFLQKLMDNEALLGFYPVEDDCRIHVTDRSGTRSGEFTDLSKVEKFEISDDAYEKRTDSVRNFKKNMKFGKFNEENRAKEEEALAKKEEEEKAATAAIAVGNRCKVAGQPTKIGTVMFVGMTDFKPGHWVGVKYDEPLGKNDGSVNGKRYFECEPKYGAFVKPLSVTVGDFPEEDYGLDEM, from the exons ATGGACGGGAGCGTGACAGTCATCACCGACCCCACCGTGTCCGTGCGGGTGACCAGTACCCTCAGCTCATTCGAGGTCAACCGGAGATTCAACCGAGGCATCACGATCGCAGAGTTTAAG GGTAAACTGGAGATGATTGTGGGTACCCCAGCTGCTTGTATGGATCTTGAGCTCTTCAGCACATCAAATAAGTTCTTACAGAAGCTAATGGACAATGAAGCCCTTCTCGGTTTCTACCCTGTGGAGGATGACTGCAGAATACAC GTGACGGACCGCAGTGGGACTCGGAGTGGGGAGTTCACTGATTTGTCCAAGGTGGAGAAATTTGAGATTTCTGATGATGCCTATGAAAAAAGGACAG ATTCAGTGCGAAACTTCAAGAAGAATATGAAGTTTGGTaaatttaatgaggaaaacaggGCCAAGGAAGAAGAGGCTCTTGCTAAGAAAGAAGAGGAAGAGAAGGCAGCCACTGCAGCTATTGCTGTTGGTAACCGCTGTAAAGTTGCTGGGCAACCCACTAAGATTGGCACTGTTATGTTTGTGG GTATGACAGATTTCAAGCCAGGCCACTGGGTAGGTGTGAAATACGATGAGCCACTTGGGAAGAATGATGGCAG TGTGAATGGGAAACGGTACTTTGAGTGTGAGCCAAAATATGGTGCCTTTGTTAAGCCTCTCTCAGTGACTGTGGGTGATTTCCCTGAGGAGGACTATGGTTTGGACGAGATGTAA